In a genomic window of Enterobacter asburiae:
- the flgE gene encoding flagellar hook protein FlgE → MAFSQAVSGLNAAATNLDVIGNNIANSATYGFKSGSASFADMFAGSKVGLGVKVAGITQDFTDGTTTNTGRGLDVAISQNGFFRMVDANGSVFYSRNGQFKLDENRNLVNMQGMQLTGYPVAGTPSTVQTGANPQAINIPTTLMAAKSTTTASQQINLNSTDAAPTAAFDPANPDTYNKKGTVTVFDSQGNAHNMNLFYVKDATPANSWKVYAQDGSVAGSTAAVATTLTFDNNGTLIGGGNINITTATIPGADPATFAMSFANSMQQNTGANNIVATNQNGFKPGDLVSYQINDDGTVVGNYSNEQTQVLGQIVLANFANNEGLKSEGDNVWSATQSSGVALLGTAGTGNFGTLTNGALEASNVDLSKELVNMIVAQRNYQSNAQTIKTQDQILNTLVNLR, encoded by the coding sequence ATGGCCTTTTCTCAAGCGGTCAGCGGCCTGAATGCTGCGGCCACCAACCTGGACGTCATTGGCAACAACATCGCCAACTCCGCGACCTATGGTTTTAAATCCGGTTCTGCTTCCTTTGCAGACATGTTTGCCGGTTCCAAAGTGGGTCTGGGCGTAAAAGTTGCGGGCATCACTCAGGACTTTACCGACGGTACCACCACCAACACCGGTCGTGGCCTGGACGTTGCCATCAGCCAGAACGGTTTCTTCCGTATGGTCGATGCAAACGGCTCGGTGTTCTACAGCCGTAACGGCCAGTTCAAGCTGGACGAAAACCGTAACCTGGTGAACATGCAGGGCATGCAATTAACGGGTTATCCGGTTGCCGGAACGCCATCAACGGTTCAGACCGGTGCGAATCCACAGGCGATTAATATCCCGACCACACTGATGGCCGCGAAATCCACCACCACGGCTTCCCAGCAGATTAACCTCAACTCCACCGATGCCGCACCGACCGCCGCCTTCGATCCGGCTAACCCGGATACCTACAACAAAAAAGGTACGGTAACCGTCTTTGATAGCCAGGGTAATGCGCACAACATGAACCTGTTTTACGTCAAAGATGCGACCCCGGCTAACTCCTGGAAAGTGTACGCCCAGGACGGCAGCGTAGCAGGCAGCACGGCGGCAGTGGCCACGACGTTGACCTTCGATAATAACGGTACGTTGATTGGTGGTGGAAACATCAACATCACTACCGCGACTATCCCAGGTGCGGACCCGGCGACCTTCGCCATGAGTTTTGCTAACTCCATGCAGCAGAACACCGGTGCGAACAATATCGTGGCGACCAACCAGAACGGCTTCAAGCCGGGCGACCTGGTGAGCTATCAGATCAACGATGACGGCACCGTCGTCGGGAACTACTCCAACGAGCAGACTCAGGTGCTGGGCCAGATCGTGCTGGCGAACTTTGCCAACAACGAAGGCCTGAAATCTGAAGGCGATAACGTCTGGTCGGCTACCCAGTCCTCCGGCGTGGCGCTGCTGGGTACGGCGGGAACCGGTAACTTCGGCACGTTGACCAACGGCGCGCTGGAAGCCTCTAACGTGGACCTGAGTAAAGAACTGGTGAACATGATCGTCGCGCAGCGTAACTATCAATCGAACGCGCAGACCATCAAGACCCAGGATCAGATCCTCAACACGCTGGTTAACCTGCGTTAA
- a CDS encoding flagellar basal body rod protein FlgF, whose protein sequence is MDHAIYTAMGAASQTLSQQAVTASNLANASTPGFRAQLNALRAVPVEGLSLPTRTLVAASTPGADMTPGQMDYTSRPLDVALQQDGWLAVQTADGGEGYTRNGNIQVSATGQLTIQGHPVMGEAGPLNVPEGSELTIAADGTISALNPGDPANTVAPVGRLKLVKAEGKEVQRGDDGMFRLTQAAQATRGATLQADPSIRVMSGVLEGSNVKPVEAMTDMIASARRFEMQMKIISSVDENAGKANQLLSMS, encoded by the coding sequence ATGGATCACGCAATATATACCGCGATGGGCGCGGCAAGTCAGACGCTCAGCCAGCAGGCCGTTACCGCCAGCAACCTGGCAAACGCCTCGACGCCGGGCTTTCGCGCGCAGCTGAATGCGCTGCGCGCGGTGCCGGTGGAAGGGCTCTCCCTGCCGACCCGTACGCTGGTGGCGGCATCGACCCCGGGCGCAGACATGACGCCAGGGCAGATGGATTACACCTCACGCCCGCTGGACGTTGCCCTGCAGCAGGACGGCTGGCTGGCGGTGCAAACGGCGGACGGCGGTGAAGGCTATACCCGTAACGGGAATATCCAGGTCAGCGCGACCGGCCAGCTGACGATTCAGGGGCATCCGGTGATGGGTGAAGCGGGCCCGCTGAACGTGCCGGAAGGCTCTGAGCTGACCATCGCCGCGGACGGCACCATCTCGGCGCTGAACCCGGGCGACCCGGCCAATACCGTTGCCCCTGTTGGTCGTCTGAAGCTGGTCAAAGCGGAAGGCAAAGAGGTGCAGCGCGGCGACGACGGCATGTTCCGTCTGACCCAGGCGGCCCAGGCTACTCGTGGTGCCACGTTACAGGCCGATCCGAGCATCCGCGTGATGTCCGGCGTTCTGGAAGGCAGCAACGTCAAGCCGGTCGAAGCGATGACCGACATGATCGCCAGCGCCCGTCGTTTTGAAATGCAGATGAAAATTATCAGCAGCGTGGATGAAAACGCGGGCAAGGCTAACCAACTTCTGTCTATGAGTTAA
- the flgG gene encoding flagellar basal-body rod protein FlgG: MISSLWIAKTGLDAQQTNMDVIANNLANVSTNGFKRQRAVFEDLLYQTIRQPGAQSSEQTTLPSGLQIGTGVRPVATERLHSQGNLSQTNNSKDVAIKGQGFFQVQLPDGTSAYTRDGSFQVDQNGQLVTAGGFQVQPAITIPANALSITIGRDGIVSVTQQGQAAPVQVGQLNLTTFMNDTGLESIGENLYTETQSSGTPNESTPGLNGAGLLYQGYVETSNVNVAEELVNMIQVQRAYEINSKAVSTTDQMLQKLTQL, from the coding sequence ATGATCAGCTCCTTATGGATCGCGAAAACTGGCCTGGACGCGCAGCAAACCAACATGGATGTGATTGCCAACAACCTGGCAAACGTCAGCACCAATGGTTTCAAGCGTCAGCGCGCCGTTTTCGAAGATTTGCTTTATCAAACCATCCGCCAGCCGGGCGCGCAGTCTTCTGAACAGACGACGCTGCCGTCAGGTCTGCAGATCGGTACCGGCGTTCGCCCGGTGGCGACCGAGCGTCTGCACAGCCAGGGCAACCTGTCTCAGACCAACAACAGCAAAGACGTGGCAATCAAAGGTCAGGGTTTCTTCCAGGTGCAGCTGCCTGACGGAACCTCTGCCTATACCCGTGATGGTTCCTTCCAGGTCGATCAGAACGGTCAACTGGTGACGGCGGGCGGTTTCCAGGTTCAACCTGCGATCACCATTCCGGCGAACGCCCTGAGCATTACCATCGGCCGTGACGGCATCGTGAGCGTGACCCAGCAGGGGCAGGCCGCGCCGGTCCAGGTCGGACAGCTCAACCTGACCACCTTCATGAACGATACCGGCCTGGAAAGCATTGGTGAGAACCTCTACACCGAAACGCAATCCTCCGGTACGCCAAATGAAAGTACGCCGGGCCTGAACGGTGCCGGTCTGCTGTATCAGGGGTATGTAGAAACCTCCAACGTGAACGTGGCGGAAGAGCTGGTAAATATGATCCAGGTCCAGCGCGCGTATGAAATTAACAGTAAAGCAGTCTCGACGACCGATCAGATGCTGCAGAAACTGACGCAACTCTAA
- the flgH gene encoding flagellar basal body L-ring protein FlgH — MQKNAAFRYPILTVLAVTLSGCALIPSKPLVQGATTAQPVPGPAPVVNGSIFQTAQPINYGYQPLFEDRRPRNVGDTLTIVLQENVSASKSSSANASRDGKTNFGFDTVPRYLQGLFGNARADVEASGGNTFNGKGGANASNTFSGTLTVTVDQVLVNGNLHVVGEKQIAINQGTEFIRFSGVVNPRTISGTNTVPSTQVADARIEYVGNGYINEAQNMGWLQRFFLNLSPM, encoded by the coding sequence ATGCAAAAAAACGCGGCGTTTCGTTATCCGATACTGACTGTTCTGGCTGTCACTCTCAGCGGGTGCGCTTTGATCCCGTCTAAACCATTGGTCCAGGGTGCGACGACTGCCCAACCCGTTCCTGGCCCTGCGCCAGTGGTAAACGGCTCCATTTTCCAGACCGCGCAGCCGATTAACTACGGCTATCAGCCGCTGTTTGAAGATCGCCGCCCGCGCAATGTTGGCGATACATTGACCATTGTGCTGCAGGAAAACGTCAGCGCGAGCAAGAGCTCGTCGGCGAACGCCAGCCGCGATGGCAAAACCAATTTTGGCTTCGACACCGTTCCACGCTATCTGCAGGGCCTGTTCGGCAATGCCCGTGCGGATGTTGAGGCTTCCGGCGGCAACACCTTTAACGGTAAAGGTGGCGCAAACGCCAGCAATACCTTCAGCGGTACGCTGACGGTTACGGTTGACCAGGTGCTGGTTAACGGCAATTTACACGTCGTGGGTGAAAAACAGATCGCCATTAACCAGGGCACTGAATTCATTCGCTTCTCGGGCGTGGTGAATCCACGCACCATCAGCGGCACCAACACCGTTCCGTCCACCCAGGTGGCGGATGCGCGCATTGAGTACGTCGGTAACGGCTACATTAATGAAGCGCAGAATATGGGTTGGCTGCAGCGCTTCTTCCTTAATTTATCGCCGATGTAA
- a CDS encoding flagellar basal body P-ring protein FlgI, whose protein sequence is MFKSIFAVALVLVATFAQADRIRDLTSVQGVRQNSLIGYGLVVGLDGTGDQTTQTPFTTQSLNNMLSQLGITVPAGTNMQLKNVAAVMVTASYPAFARQGQTIDVVVSSMGNAKSLRGGTLLMTPLKGVDSQVYALAQGNILVGGAGASAGGSSVQVNQLNGGRITNGAIIERELPTQFGAGNTINLQLNNEDFTMAQQIADTINRSYGNATALDARTVQIRTSTGSSNQVRMLADIQNLEVNVPVQDAKVIINSRTGSVVMNREVSLDSCAVAQGNLSVTVNRSANVSQPDTPFGGGQTVVTPQTQIDLRQSGGSLQSVRSSANLNSVVRALNALGATPMDLMSILQSMQSAGCLRAKLEII, encoded by the coding sequence ATGTTTAAATCGATCTTCGCCGTGGCGCTGGTTCTTGTAGCAACGTTTGCCCAGGCTGACCGCATCCGCGATCTCACCAGCGTTCAGGGCGTCCGCCAGAACTCGCTGATTGGCTATGGCCTGGTGGTGGGGCTGGACGGTACCGGTGACCAGACGACCCAGACGCCGTTTACCACCCAAAGCTTGAACAACATGCTTTCCCAGCTCGGCATTACCGTGCCGGCAGGAACCAACATGCAGCTGAAAAACGTGGCCGCGGTAATGGTCACTGCCTCTTACCCGGCGTTTGCGCGCCAGGGGCAGACCATTGACGTGGTGGTCTCCTCAATGGGTAATGCCAAAAGCCTGCGCGGCGGTACGCTGCTGATGACCCCGCTGAAAGGCGTCGACAGCCAGGTCTATGCTCTGGCGCAGGGTAACATTCTGGTTGGCGGTGCGGGTGCATCGGCAGGCGGAAGCAGCGTGCAGGTGAACCAGTTGAACGGCGGACGTATTACCAACGGCGCGATCATCGAGCGTGAGCTGCCGACCCAGTTTGGCGCAGGCAACACCATCAACCTGCAGCTGAATAATGAAGACTTCACGATGGCGCAGCAGATTGCCGATACCATCAACCGCAGCTATGGCAATGCCACGGCGCTGGATGCGCGTACCGTGCAGATACGCACCTCTACCGGCAGCAGCAACCAGGTGCGCATGCTGGCGGATATCCAGAATCTGGAAGTGAACGTGCCGGTGCAGGATGCCAAAGTGATCATCAACTCCCGTACGGGGTCCGTGGTGATGAACCGGGAAGTGTCGCTGGATAGCTGCGCCGTGGCGCAGGGTAACCTGTCGGTGACGGTTAACCGTTCTGCCAACGTCAGCCAGCCGGATACACCATTTGGTGGCGGCCAGACGGTGGTGACGCCACAAACGCAGATTGATTTACGCCAGAGCGGCGGCTCTCTGCAGAGCGTGCGCTCCAGCGCCAACCTGAACAGCGTGGTGCGTGCCCTGAACGCGCTGGGCGCGACGCCGATGGATCTGATGTCCATTCTGCAATCCATGCAAAGCGCGGGCTGCCTGCGCGCCAAACTGGAAATCATCTGA
- the flgJ gene encoding flagellar assembly peptidoglycan hydrolase FlgJ, with protein sequence MLTDSKLLTSAAWDAQSLNELKTKAGKDPAANIRPVARQVEGMFVQMMLKSMRETLPKDGMFSSDSTRLYTSMYDQQIAQQMTAGKGLGLADMIVKQTAAAQGVQPEEQPQQVPMKFDLETVTSYQNQALTQMVRKAIPKATGSGDEALSGDSKDFLAQLSLPARLASEQSGVPHHLILAQAALESGWGQRQIRKENGDPSFNIFGVKATSSWKGPTTEITTTEYENGAAVKVKAKFRVYSSYLEALSDYVGLLSRNPRYTAVTQAATAEQGAQALQNAGYATDPNYARKLTSMIQQLKSMGEKVSKAYSADIENLF encoded by the coding sequence ATGCTGACCGATAGCAAACTGTTGACCAGTGCCGCCTGGGACGCCCAGTCGCTCAACGAACTGAAAACCAAAGCAGGTAAAGACCCGGCGGCGAATATCCGTCCGGTCGCCCGCCAGGTAGAGGGGATGTTTGTTCAGATGATGCTGAAAAGCATGCGCGAAACCCTGCCGAAAGACGGGATGTTCAGCAGCGATTCAACGCGTCTTTACACCAGCATGTATGACCAGCAGATTGCGCAGCAGATGACCGCCGGTAAAGGCCTCGGTCTGGCTGACATGATTGTCAAACAGACCGCCGCCGCACAGGGTGTTCAGCCAGAAGAGCAGCCGCAGCAGGTGCCGATGAAGTTCGATCTGGAAACGGTGACCAGTTATCAGAACCAGGCGCTGACGCAGATGGTGCGTAAAGCGATACCGAAGGCAACGGGCAGCGGCGACGAGGCGCTCTCCGGTGACAGCAAAGACTTCCTGGCGCAGCTATCTCTGCCTGCGCGACTGGCCAGTGAACAGAGCGGCGTGCCTCACCATCTGATTCTCGCCCAGGCCGCGCTGGAGTCGGGCTGGGGCCAGCGCCAGATCCGCAAGGAAAACGGCGACCCGAGCTTTAACATCTTCGGCGTGAAGGCCACCTCCAGCTGGAAAGGGCCGACCACGGAGATCACCACCACCGAATACGAGAACGGTGCGGCGGTGAAGGTGAAAGCGAAATTCCGAGTTTACAGCTCTTATCTGGAAGCACTGTCCGATTATGTCGGGCTGCTGAGTCGAAATCCGCGTTACACCGCCGTTACGCAGGCGGCGACGGCGGAGCAGGGCGCTCAGGCCCTGCAAAACGCGGGCTACGCGACCGACCCGAACTACGCGCGCAAGCTTACCAGCATGATCCAGCAGCTGAAATCCATGGGCGAGAAGGTCAGCAAAGCCTATAGCGCAGATATTGAAAATCTGTTCTGA
- the flgK gene encoding flagellar hook-associated protein FlgK: MSSLINSAMSGLSAAQSALNTVSNNISSYNVAGYTRQTTVLGASNSTLTGGGWVGNGVYVSGVQREYDAFITNQLRAAQTQSSGLTTRYQQMSKIDDVLSDTTNSLSTTLQDFFKSLQTLVSNAEDPAARQTVLGKAGGLVNQFKTNDQYLRDQDTQVNTAIATSVSQINNYAKQIANLNDQISRLTGVGAGASPNDLLDQRDQLVNELNKIVGVEVSVQDSGTFNISFGNGYSLVQGSKANQLAAVKSSADPSRTTIAYVDEVAGNVEIPEKMVTTGSLGGLLTFRAEDLDKARNTLNQMALAFADAMNKQHEAGFDANGDAGGKLFGFGSPAVLSNSKNSGSAVVNATVADSTKVQATDYKLQFNGTDWTITRTSDKTSFTMSPDASGNLSFDGLNVNVSGSANAKDSFTVKPVSDVIMNMELSISDESKLAMAAVQNGGESDNRNGQKMLDLQNSKVVGGNKTFNDAYASLVSTVGSTTASLKVSSQTKANVETQLIKQQQTISGVNLDEEYGNLQRYQQYYLANAQVLQTASTLFDAIINIR, translated from the coding sequence ATGTCCAGTTTGATTAACAGCGCCATGAGTGGCCTCAGTGCCGCGCAGTCGGCACTCAATACCGTCAGTAATAATATTTCAAGCTACAACGTGGCAGGTTACACCCGCCAGACGACGGTGCTGGGTGCATCTAACAGCACGCTGACCGGCGGTGGCTGGGTGGGTAACGGGGTGTATGTCTCCGGTGTCCAGCGTGAATATGACGCTTTTATCACCAACCAGCTACGCGCCGCGCAGACGCAGAGCAGCGGCCTGACCACACGCTATCAGCAGATGTCAAAAATTGACGATGTGCTCTCCGATACTACCAACTCGCTTTCCACCACCCTGCAGGATTTCTTTAAAAGCCTGCAAACGCTGGTGAGCAACGCGGAAGACCCGGCTGCGCGTCAGACGGTGCTGGGAAAAGCGGGCGGCCTGGTCAATCAGTTCAAAACTAACGATCAGTATCTCCGCGATCAGGATACGCAAGTCAATACCGCAATTGCGACCAGCGTTTCGCAGATCAACAACTACGCCAAACAGATTGCCAATCTGAACGATCAGATTTCCCGCCTCACAGGCGTCGGCGCGGGCGCATCGCCTAACGATCTGCTCGACCAGCGCGATCAGCTTGTCAATGAGCTGAACAAAATCGTGGGCGTGGAAGTCTCTGTTCAGGATAGCGGCACGTTTAACATCTCTTTCGGCAACGGCTACAGCCTGGTGCAGGGCAGCAAAGCTAACCAGCTGGCGGCCGTGAAGTCCAGCGCCGATCCTTCCCGTACCACTATCGCCTACGTCGATGAGGTTGCGGGCAATGTCGAGATCCCGGAAAAGATGGTTACCACCGGCTCGTTAGGCGGCTTGCTGACGTTCCGCGCTGAAGATCTGGATAAGGCCCGTAACACTCTGAACCAGATGGCGCTGGCATTTGCTGACGCGATGAACAAACAGCATGAGGCCGGCTTTGATGCCAACGGCGATGCGGGCGGCAAGCTGTTCGGCTTTGGTTCTCCGGCTGTGCTTTCTAACAGCAAAAATAGCGGCTCGGCGGTCGTCAATGCCACCGTTGCGGACAGCACCAAAGTTCAGGCAACGGACTATAAGCTGCAGTTTAACGGCACCGACTGGACCATTACCCGTACCTCGGACAAGACCAGCTTTACAATGAGCCCGGATGCCAGCGGCAATCTGTCGTTTGATGGTCTCAACGTGAACGTCAGCGGTTCGGCAAACGCTAAAGACAGCTTTACCGTGAAGCCTGTGTCCGACGTCATCATGAACATGGAACTGTCCATCAGCGACGAGTCCAAACTGGCCATGGCCGCGGTGCAGAACGGCGGTGAGAGCGACAACCGCAACGGGCAGAAAATGCTCGATCTGCAAAACAGCAAAGTGGTTGGCGGAAACAAAACCTTCAACGATGCCTATGCCTCACTGGTCAGCACCGTGGGTAGCACCACCGCTTCACTGAAAGTAAGCAGCCAGACGAAAGCCAACGTGGAAACGCAGTTAATCAAGCAGCAGCAGACCATCTCTGGGGTAAACCTTGACGAAGAGTATGGCAACCTGCAGCGTTATCAGCAGTATTACCTCGCCAACGCGCAGGTGCTTCAGACTGCCAGTACGCTCTTCGATGCAATTATCAACATTCGTTAA
- the flgL gene encoding flagellar hook-filament junction protein FlgL — protein MRISTQMMYEQNMRGITDSQSRWLSYGEQMSTGKRVNRPSDDPIAASQSIVLSQSQSQNSQFALARTFATQKVSLEDNVLTQVNTALSSVREKLVYASNGTLSDDDRLSLATDIQGIRDQLMNLANTTDGNGRFIFAGYKTESAPFDAATGTYNGGTEAITQQVDTARNMAISHTGQQIFESITSNAQELPGGGYGETNMFKILDSAIASLKTPIENDPAAAAAQSQTISNAQIGIKNAQNNVLTVVADVGTKMNELEKLDTLGDDRALGQTKQMSDLVDVDWNEAISSYTMQQAALQASYKAFSDMQGMSLFQLNK, from the coding sequence ATGCGTATTAGCACCCAGATGATGTACGAACAGAACATGCGCGGGATCACCGATTCCCAGAGCAGATGGCTGAGCTACGGTGAGCAGATGTCCACCGGCAAACGCGTTAATCGTCCGTCGGACGATCCTATCGCGGCTTCGCAGTCTATTGTTCTGTCGCAATCTCAGTCACAAAACAGCCAGTTCGCGTTAGCGCGCACCTTTGCCACGCAAAAAGTGTCGCTGGAAGACAACGTGCTGACCCAGGTGAACACTGCGTTATCAAGCGTGCGTGAGAAGCTGGTCTACGCGTCAAACGGCACCTTAAGCGATGACGACCGTCTCTCTCTGGCGACCGATATCCAGGGGATCCGCGACCAGCTCATGAACCTGGCTAACACGACGGATGGCAATGGTCGCTTTATCTTTGCGGGTTACAAAACCGAGAGCGCACCGTTTGATGCCGCAACCGGCACCTACAATGGCGGCACTGAGGCGATCACCCAGCAGGTTGATACGGCGCGAAATATGGCAATCAGCCATACCGGCCAGCAGATTTTCGAAAGCATTACCAGCAATGCGCAAGAGCTGCCGGGCGGAGGCTATGGCGAAACAAACATGTTTAAAATCCTTGATTCCGCCATTGCTTCGCTGAAGACGCCGATTGAAAACGATCCGGCCGCGGCTGCCGCACAAAGCCAGACAATTTCCAACGCACAGATCGGTATTAAAAACGCGCAGAACAACGTCCTGACGGTCGTTGCGGATGTCGGCACCAAGATGAACGAACTGGAAAAACTCGATACCCTGGGTGACGACCGCGCGCTGGGCCAGACTAAGCAGATGAGTGACCTGGTGGACGTGGACTGGAACGAAGCAATTTCCTCTTACACCATGCAGCAGGCGGCCCTGCAGGCCTCTTATAAAGCGTTTAGCGATATGCAGGGCATGTCTCTGTTCCAGCTGAACAAATAA
- a CDS encoding MFS transporter, with protein MNTTTAAHAVSRWVILMLALGAGFSVASIYYAQPLLPLMGADLHLSIEGMGLVPTLTQAGYALGILFLLPLGDRHDRRTLILIKSAALALFLLGCSLTGQIHSLLLASLLIGMAATMAQDIVPAAAILAPEGKQGKTVGTVMTGLLLGILLSRTVSGVVGEAFGWRVMYQLAAASIAFIGVVMWAVLPRFAIHSTLSYPALMRSMEHLWRRYPALRRAALAQGFLSIAFSAFWSTLAVMLLERYHLGSAVAGGFGIAGAAGALAAPLAGGLADKLGAGKVTQLGAILVTISFALMFLMPALGVHGQLILIAVSAIGFDLGLQSSLVAHQNLVYSLEPQARGRLNGLLFTVIFIGMALGSALGSNIYTLAGWTGVVALATVCGIIALAIRLIESARVASAPAEMA; from the coding sequence ATGAACACAACAACTGCCGCCCATGCCGTAAGCCGCTGGGTCATCTTAATGCTGGCGCTCGGTGCAGGCTTCAGCGTGGCATCCATCTATTATGCCCAGCCGCTGCTGCCCCTGATGGGCGCTGACCTTCACCTGAGTATCGAAGGAATGGGCCTGGTCCCGACGCTCACCCAGGCGGGATACGCCTTAGGGATCCTGTTCCTGCTGCCGCTCGGCGATCGCCACGACCGCAGAACGTTAATCCTGATAAAGAGTGCGGCGCTGGCGCTGTTTCTCCTGGGCTGTAGCCTGACCGGACAGATCCACTCCCTGCTGCTGGCAAGCCTGCTCATCGGCATGGCCGCCACCATGGCGCAGGATATTGTCCCGGCAGCGGCGATTCTTGCGCCGGAAGGTAAACAGGGAAAAACCGTCGGTACGGTGATGACCGGTCTGCTGCTGGGCATTTTGCTCTCCAGAACCGTCAGCGGCGTGGTGGGCGAAGCGTTTGGCTGGCGCGTGATGTACCAGCTGGCTGCGGCAAGTATTGCGTTTATCGGGGTGGTGATGTGGGCCGTGCTCCCTCGTTTCGCTATTCACTCCACGCTGAGCTATCCCGCACTGATGCGCTCGATGGAACATCTGTGGCGTCGTTATCCCGCTCTGCGCCGTGCGGCGCTGGCCCAGGGTTTTCTGTCGATTGCCTTTAGCGCCTTCTGGTCAACGCTTGCAGTCATGCTGCTGGAACGCTATCACCTCGGCAGTGCCGTCGCCGGTGGTTTTGGTATTGCAGGTGCTGCCGGTGCATTAGCCGCACCGCTGGCAGGCGGCCTGGCGGATAAACTGGGGGCCGGGAAAGTGACGCAGCTTGGCGCAATCCTTGTGACCATCTCGTTTGCCCTGATGTTCCTGATGCCCGCACTGGGGGTTCACGGACAGCTGATTCTGATTGCCGTCTCTGCCATCGGGTTCGATTTGGGCCTGCAGTCCAGCCTGGTCGCGCACCAGAACCTGGTCTACAGCCTTGAGCCGCAGGCTCGTGGCCGCCTGAACGGCCTGCTCTTTACCGTGATCTTTATCGGCATGGCGTTGGGTTCCGCGTTAGGCAGCAATATTTACACACTGGCTGGCTGGACGGGTGTGGTCGCGCTGGCAACAGTCTGCGGTATCATTGCGCTGGCAATCCGCCTGATTGAAAGCGCGCGCGTCGCCTCAGCACCAGCAGAAATGGCATAA
- a CDS encoding LysR family transcriptional regulator: MVKRLYVERINANKMKRTERIDRVELMRTFVRIVEAGSLSAAARQLDTTQATVSRRLQSLETMLGVRLMLRTTHTTRLTDDGERCYQHARRVIDSWLALEDEVGQTEDEPVGVLRVRAPHAFGQDQLLKPLTEFLQRYPQLSIEWMLNDRSADFLGDNLDCAIRVGMEVDPATVSVLLAEVPRSVVASPALLDRFPTVNTPEDLQQLPWIAISSFYQRHVELFHEASSATARVNITPRLSTDSLYVARNTALTGLGVAVVSSWTVQDDIREGRLVHLLPEWQPAALPVHLVYPWSRYYPARLRRFLELMRQIMPEVTGMRKPVQQA, encoded by the coding sequence GTGGTAAAACGCTTATACGTTGAGCGTATAAATGCGAACAAGATGAAAAGAACTGAGCGTATAGACAGGGTGGAGCTAATGCGGACGTTTGTCCGCATTGTGGAGGCAGGGTCACTCTCTGCGGCGGCACGGCAGTTGGACACAACCCAGGCAACGGTGAGCAGGCGGCTGCAGTCGCTTGAGACAATGCTGGGCGTGCGCCTGATGTTGCGAACGACCCACACGACGCGGCTCACGGATGACGGCGAGCGCTGCTATCAGCACGCCCGTCGGGTGATTGACAGCTGGCTGGCGCTGGAAGATGAGGTGGGACAGACGGAAGATGAACCTGTAGGCGTGCTGCGGGTGCGGGCACCGCACGCGTTTGGTCAGGATCAGCTCCTGAAACCGCTAACCGAGTTTTTGCAGCGTTACCCGCAACTTTCGATTGAGTGGATGCTCAACGATCGGTCGGCTGATTTTCTGGGCGACAACCTTGACTGTGCTATTCGGGTGGGAATGGAAGTCGATCCGGCGACCGTTTCCGTGCTGCTGGCCGAAGTGCCACGTTCGGTGGTGGCTTCTCCGGCACTGCTGGACCGTTTTCCGACGGTTAATACGCCGGAGGATCTGCAGCAGCTGCCCTGGATTGCTATCAGCTCTTTCTACCAGCGCCATGTGGAGCTCTTTCACGAGGCATCATCCGCTACCGCGCGAGTGAATATTACCCCACGCCTCAGTACCGACAGCCTGTATGTCGCACGCAATACGGCACTCACCGGGCTCGGCGTGGCGGTCGTATCCAGCTGGACGGTTCAGGACGATATTCGGGAAGGGCGGCTGGTGCATTTACTGCCAGAGTGGCAGCCGGCGGCGTTACCGGTGCATCTGGTTTACCCCTGGTCCCGGTATTATCCGGCGCGCTTGCGGCGATTTCTGGAGCTGATGCGGCAGATCATGCCGGAGGTCACCGGGATGAGAAAGCCCGTGCAGCAGGCATAA